GCAGCCGTCTTGGCCGTGTCCATGGAGCTGCCGCCGCCGATGGCCAGGATGACGTCGGCGCCGAATTTCAAGCCTGCCTCGGCCGCGTCCTCGCAGTTGACGTAGGTCGGGTTGGGTCGGACCTTGTCGTAATGGACCCATTTGACATGCTTGTTCAGGGCCGGTTCCACCGTGTCCCAAGCCCCGCTGGCCTTGTAGGCGATGGTGTCGGTGACGACGAGAACCTTCTTTTTTCCGTCCGCGACGAATCCGGCCAGGATTTCATCGATCTTGCCGATGGCGCCGACGCCGAAAAATGTTTTGGGCCGGGTTGGTTGCAGCAGAAAAACGTTGTTGATGTCGATCTTTTTTTCCCATTCAGCCATGATGCGCCTCCATGAAGGTTGATGAAATACAAAAGAAACCACTTGCCTTTATTTTGACGGATAGGAGAGGGGCGCGGGCATGTACAATGCGGAATTTGCATGTCGTCCATGCGTGGGAGGTATAGTGATGGAACTACGCAACTTAGCGGCATTCGTGGAAGTTATCAGAAGCGGATGTTTTTCCGTGGCCGCCACTACGCTGTACCGGAGTCAGCCTGCTGTCAGCCGCGCGGTGCGACAGCTTGAGGACGAACTGGGCGT
The genomic region above belongs to Deltaproteobacteria bacterium and contains:
- a CDS encoding iron-containing alcohol dehydrogenase, whose product is MAEWEKKIDINNVFLLQPTRPKTFFGVGAIGKIDEILAGFVADGKKKVLVVTDTIAYKASGAWDTVEPALNKHVKWVHYDKVRPNPTYVNCEDAAEAGLKFGADVILAIGGGSSMDTAKTAA